One genomic window of Nicotiana sylvestris chromosome 10, ASM39365v2, whole genome shotgun sequence includes the following:
- the LOC104241180 gene encoding uncharacterized protein produces the protein MGQNTGASGKGKKEEEMKKETVEEEEEEEVEEGGEEEGEHDEQDGMSVHSPCKPPSSALRKEQSQVELEIRLLEALEIYPPAKLRGIHRHFVLYGLTEYLRRSFNRQFAPDDVLKLLDRFYNLEMVKPDDEDAEILNQEEEFSLPESYFSKEES, from the exons atgGGGCAAAACACAGGCGCAAGTGGGAAAGGCAAGAAAGAAGaggaaatgaaaaaggaaacagtagaagaagaagaagaagaggaagtagAAGAAGgtggggaagaagaaggagaacatGATGAACAAGATGGCATGTCTGTACATTCTCCTTGTAAACCTCCCTCTTCTGCCCTTCGTAAG GAGCAATCACAGGTGGAATTAGAGATAAGATTGTTGGAGGCTCTTGAAATCTATCCCCCTGCCAAATTGAGAG GCATACATCGTCATTTTGTCCTTTACGGCTTGACAGAATATCTGCGTAGAAG CTTCAATAGGCAATTTGCTCCTGATGATGTTTTGAAGCTGCTGGATCGCTTCTACAACTTGGAAATGGTG AAACCAGATGATGAGGATGCAGAAATCCTAAATCAAGAGGAAGAATTTTCGTTGCCAGAGAGTTATTTCTCGAAGGAAGAATCTTGA